A DNA window from Vibrio cidicii contains the following coding sequences:
- a CDS encoding sulfite exporter TauE/SafE family protein — translation MNIELLMLLLALGAFVGVMAGLLGIGGGLIVVPALLYLLPWAGIPTELSMHMALATSLASIIVTSGSSALNHLKLGNVDMFVVKWLMPGVVVGGFIGANIAEWIPTQYLPKVFGVIVLFLALQMFRSIRVTSQKTMPGSFLTMVYGSGIGVVSSLAGIGGGSLSVPFLNRHGVEMRKAVGSSSVCGCVIAIAGMSGFILHGYQAQGLPNYSIGYVYLPALAAIAGTSMLTTRFGAKWATTLPTAVLKKIFALFLMFVALTMLL, via the coding sequence GTGAACATTGAGTTGTTGATGCTTTTGTTGGCACTAGGTGCTTTTGTCGGTGTGATGGCGGGATTGTTGGGAATTGGCGGCGGGCTGATTGTGGTTCCGGCGTTACTTTATCTATTGCCGTGGGCGGGAATTCCCACGGAGCTGAGTATGCATATGGCGCTGGCGACTTCCCTTGCGAGCATTATTGTTACCTCGGGCTCGTCCGCGCTTAACCACCTCAAGTTGGGTAATGTCGACATGTTCGTGGTTAAATGGCTGATGCCCGGTGTGGTGGTGGGCGGCTTTATTGGTGCCAATATTGCTGAATGGATCCCTACCCAATACTTGCCGAAAGTGTTCGGTGTCATTGTTCTGTTTCTTGCTTTGCAGATGTTTCGCTCCATTCGCGTCACTTCGCAGAAAACCATGCCAGGAAGTTTTCTGACAATGGTGTATGGCAGTGGCATTGGCGTGGTTTCAAGCTTGGCTGGCATCGGTGGCGGCTCGCTTTCGGTGCCGTTTCTCAACCGACACGGGGTCGAAATGCGTAAAGCGGTCGGTTCATCCTCGGTGTGTGGCTGTGTGATTGCTATTGCGGGGATGAGCGGTTTTATTTTGCATGGTTATCAAGCGCAAGGTCTACCGAATTACAGTATCGGCTATGTCTATCTTCCCGCTCTGGCGGCGATTGCGGGGACATCGATGCTGACCACACGATTTGGCGCTAAATGGGCGACTACACTCCCCACGGCGGTGCTGAAAAAAATCTTTGCACTGTTTTTAATGTTTGTAGCACTCACCATGTTACTCTAA
- a CDS encoding thymidylate synthase, producing MKQYLELCRRIVDDGHWVENERTGKRCLTVINADLTYDVANNQFPLVTTRKSFWKAAVAELLGYIRGYDSAADFRKLGTKTWDANANLNQAWLSNPYRKGEDHMGRVYGVQGRAWAKPDGGHIDQLRKIVDDLSRGIDDRGEILNFYNPGEFHMGCLRPCMYSHHFSLLGDTLYLNSTQRSCDVPLGLNFNMVQVYVFLAIMAQITGKKAGLAYHKIVNAHIYEDQLELMREVQLKREPLASPTFHINPEITSLEDLETWVTLDDFWVEGYQHHDPIQYPFSV from the coding sequence GTGAAACAATATTTAGAACTGTGTCGCCGCATCGTCGATGATGGACACTGGGTTGAAAATGAACGCACTGGTAAGCGCTGTCTTACGGTGATCAATGCGGATTTAACCTACGATGTTGCCAACAACCAATTCCCTCTAGTGACAACGCGTAAGAGTTTTTGGAAAGCCGCTGTGGCTGAGCTGCTGGGTTATATTCGTGGTTACGATAGCGCCGCGGATTTTCGCAAGCTAGGCACAAAAACTTGGGATGCCAATGCTAACTTAAACCAAGCATGGCTTAGCAACCCTTATCGCAAAGGGGAAGATCACATGGGCCGCGTGTATGGAGTTCAAGGACGTGCTTGGGCCAAACCGGATGGCGGTCATATAGACCAGTTACGCAAAATTGTTGATGACTTGAGTCGTGGAATTGACGATCGCGGTGAAATTCTCAATTTCTACAACCCCGGTGAGTTTCATATGGGTTGCCTGCGTCCATGTATGTATAGCCACCATTTCTCTTTGCTTGGTGACACCTTGTACCTTAACAGTACGCAGCGTTCATGCGACGTTCCACTGGGACTGAATTTTAATATGGTTCAGGTGTATGTGTTTTTGGCTATCATGGCGCAGATAACTGGCAAGAAGGCGGGGCTGGCCTACCACAAGATAGTCAACGCACACATCTACGAAGATCAGTTAGAACTGATGCGAGAGGTGCAACTGAAACGTGAGCCTTTGGCGTCACCGACCTTCCACATCAATCCTGAGATCACATCGCTCGAAGATTTGGAGACTTGGGTAACGCTTGATGACTTCTGGGTGGAAGGGTATCAGCATCATGATCCTATCCAGTATCCGTTTTCGGTTTAA
- the nhaR gene encoding transcriptional activator NhaR, with protein MSHLNYNHLYYFWMVCKQGSVTKAADALFLTPQTVTGQIKALEDRMKGKLTKRNGRTVEPTELGQLVFKYADRMFGLSYEMLDIVNYSQHSNILFEVGVADALSKRLVSKVLMTTVPEDDRIHLRCYESTHELLLERLAQHKLDMILSDCPVDSTQSPGLYSKKLGESSMSFFSSSKLDNTDFPAILERKKLLLPGGRTAMGRKVMQWFDRQGMQPDVLGEFDDVALMKAFARYHDDVIFLAPTVYMSEIEDDRTLQLIGHVEDLKEEYYVIFAERMIQHPAVKNVCDANFSQLFT; from the coding sequence ATGTCACATCTCAATTATAACCACTTGTACTACTTCTGGATGGTTTGCAAACAAGGCTCGGTTACCAAAGCGGCCGACGCGCTTTTTCTCACTCCGCAAACAGTGACCGGGCAAATCAAAGCGCTGGAAGATCGGATGAAAGGCAAATTGACCAAACGCAACGGTAGAACGGTTGAGCCGACCGAGTTAGGGCAATTGGTGTTCAAATATGCCGATCGTATGTTTGGTTTAAGTTATGAGATGCTGGATATCGTTAATTACAGCCAACACTCAAATATCTTGTTTGAAGTAGGGGTCGCCGATGCCCTATCGAAGCGTTTGGTGAGTAAGGTTTTGATGACAACGGTGCCGGAAGATGATCGAATTCATCTGCGTTGTTATGAATCGACGCACGAATTGTTGTTAGAACGTTTGGCTCAACATAAGCTCGATATGATCCTTTCTGACTGTCCTGTCGATTCGACTCAAAGTCCGGGTTTATACAGCAAGAAACTGGGTGAAAGCAGCATGAGTTTCTTCTCATCAAGCAAACTGGACAATACGGACTTTCCCGCGATCTTAGAGCGTAAGAAATTGCTGCTGCCGGGTGGTCGGACGGCGATGGGGCGTAAAGTCATGCAGTGGTTTGACCGTCAGGGGATGCAACCTGATGTGCTCGGCGAGTTTGATGATGTGGCTTTAATGAAAGCGTTTGCCCGATACCACGACGATGTGATTTTTCTTGCACCAACCGTGTATATGTCTGAGATAGAGGACGACCGCACTTTGCAGTTGATCGGACATGTTGAAGATTTGAAAGAAGAGTATTACGTGATCTTTGCGGAGCGCATGATTCAACACCCCGCAGTGAAAAACGTTTGTGATGCAAATTTTAGTCAATTGTTTACATGA
- a CDS encoding metalloregulator ArsR/SmtB family transcription factor — MNLKEMEQNSAKAVVLLKAMANERRLQILCMLHNQELSVGELCSKLELSQSALSQHLAWLRRDGLVLTRKEAQTVYYTLKSEEVKAMIKLLHSLYCQESPCA, encoded by the coding sequence ATGAACTTAAAAGAAATGGAGCAGAATTCTGCTAAAGCTGTGGTGCTGTTAAAAGCAATGGCGAATGAACGGCGTCTACAAATCTTATGCATGCTGCACAATCAAGAACTTTCTGTTGGCGAGCTCTGTTCTAAACTAGAACTGAGTCAATCGGCACTTTCTCAACACTTGGCGTGGTTACGCCGCGACGGCTTAGTGTTGACACGCAAAGAAGCGCAGACCGTTTACTACACGTTAAAAAGTGAAGAGGTCAAAGCGATGATTAAGTTGCTACACAGCCTTTACTGTCAAGAATCGCCGTGTGCGTAG
- the rpsT gene encoding 30S ribosomal protein S20, which produces MANNKSAKKRAIQAEKRRQHNASRRSMMRTYMKKTVAAIAAGDKEGATAAFAVVTPILDRMATKGLIHKNKAARHKSRFAAQIKAL; this is translated from the coding sequence TTGGCAAATAACAAATCTGCTAAGAAGCGCGCTATCCAAGCTGAAAAACGTCGTCAGCACAATGCTAGCCGTCGTTCAATGATGCGCACTTACATGAAGAAAACTGTTGCTGCAATCGCTGCTGGCGACAAAGAAGGCGCAACTGCAGCTTTCGCTGTAGTTACACCAATCCTAGACCGCATGGCGACTAAAGGCCTTATTCACAAGAATAAAGCTGCTCGTCACAAGTCTCGTTTCGCTGCACAAATCAAAGCTCTGTAA
- the murJ gene encoding murein biosynthesis integral membrane protein MurJ: MSKRLLKSGLIVSAMTLISRVLGLVRDVVVANLMGAGASADVFFFANKIPNFLRRLFAEGAFSQAFVPVLTEYHASGDMNKTRDLIAKASGTLGVIVTVVTILGVLGSGMVSALFGAGWFLDWLRGGPAAEKFELASFILKITFPYLWFITFVALSGAILNTMGRFAVSSFTPVFLNVMMILAAWYIAPYLAQPEVGLAIGVFLGGLVQFLFQLPFLIKAGVLVKPKWGWRDPGVVKIRTLMLPALFGVSVSQINLLFDTFIASFLQTGSISWLYYSDRLLEFPLGLFGIAIATVILPALSRKHVDAHSEGFAHTMDWGVRMVTLLGIPAMLGLMVLAKPMLMVLFMRGEFSPQDVHQASLSLLAYASGLLNFMLIKVLAPGYYSRQDTKTPVKYGIIAMVTNMVFNGIFAWFYGYVGLAVATALSALVNMTLLYRGLHLAGVYRISKRTVYFIARLILAGAAMVAVLLWKMEQMSTWLQWTSAHRAGELLLLILIGAIAYLISAFLFGIRLKDLKAGTE, from the coding sequence GTGAGTAAACGACTCCTTAAGTCCGGCTTGATCGTCAGTGCTATGACGCTGATTTCAAGGGTTTTGGGCTTAGTACGCGACGTAGTTGTCGCCAATTTAATGGGCGCTGGAGCCAGTGCCGATGTTTTTTTCTTCGCCAATAAGATTCCTAACTTTCTAAGACGCTTGTTTGCCGAAGGCGCCTTTTCCCAAGCGTTTGTTCCTGTTCTGACGGAGTATCACGCCAGTGGCGACATGAACAAAACGCGCGATTTGATCGCGAAAGCGTCGGGTACTCTGGGTGTGATCGTCACTGTGGTGACCATTTTGGGCGTTCTGGGTTCAGGCATGGTCAGTGCACTTTTCGGCGCTGGTTGGTTTCTGGATTGGTTACGCGGCGGGCCTGCCGCAGAAAAGTTTGAGCTAGCGAGCTTTATCCTCAAAATTACCTTTCCCTATCTCTGGTTTATCACTTTTGTTGCGCTGTCGGGGGCTATCCTTAACACCATGGGGAGGTTTGCCGTTTCCTCTTTTACCCCAGTGTTTCTCAATGTGATGATGATATTGGCGGCTTGGTATATTGCGCCGTATCTTGCTCAGCCGGAAGTGGGCTTAGCGATAGGGGTCTTTTTAGGCGGATTGGTGCAATTTCTCTTCCAACTGCCTTTTTTAATCAAAGCAGGGGTGTTGGTCAAACCGAAATGGGGATGGCGAGATCCGGGCGTGGTTAAAATTCGTACCTTGATGCTGCCTGCGCTGTTTGGTGTCTCCGTTAGCCAAATTAACCTTCTGTTCGACACCTTTATTGCTAGTTTTTTGCAAACCGGTTCGATCTCTTGGCTTTACTATTCTGACCGCTTGCTAGAGTTCCCGCTTGGCTTGTTCGGCATTGCGATTGCGACGGTTATCTTACCTGCGCTGTCGCGTAAACACGTTGATGCACACAGTGAAGGCTTCGCCCATACCATGGATTGGGGGGTACGTATGGTGACCTTGCTTGGCATCCCCGCCATGCTCGGACTGATGGTTTTGGCCAAACCTATGTTGATGGTTCTGTTTATGCGCGGCGAGTTTAGCCCCCAAGACGTTCACCAAGCTTCTCTATCGCTGCTGGCGTACGCATCGGGCCTGCTGAATTTCATGTTGATCAAGGTTCTCGCCCCAGGGTACTACTCACGTCAGGACACCAAGACACCAGTCAAATACGGCATTATTGCTATGGTGACTAATATGGTGTTTAACGGGATTTTCGCTTGGTTTTATGGTTATGTCGGCTTAGCGGTGGCGACAGCTCTGTCGGCATTAGTGAACATGACGTTGCTGTATCGAGGTTTACATCTAGCTGGGGTTTACCGGATTTCTAAGCGAACCGTCTATTTTATTGCACGTTTAATTTTGGCTGGCGCTGCAATGGTTGCGGTCTTATTGTGGAAAATGGAGCAGATGAGCACTTGGTTACAATGGACATCGGCTCATCGCGCTGGGGAGCTCCTTCTGCTGATTTTGATCGGCGCAATTGCTTACTTAATCTCGGCGTTTTTGTTCGGGATTCGGCTAAAAGACCTAAAAGCTGGGACAGAGTAA
- the ribF gene encoding bifunctional riboflavin kinase/FAD synthetase: MELIRGIHNIRSQHRGCVLTIGNFDGVHLGHQQVLRQVSLQAKAMSLPSVVMTFEPQPMELFAKEKAPARLTRLRDKFVQLGKLGLDRLLCVNFNRHFAALDAEAFIRDLLVERLGVKFLVVGDDFCFGKARQGNFTMLQEAGKKYGFTVVNTQSFCLEQLRVSSTAIREALASDDLSAAAQMLGRDYSISGRVSHGRKLGRTIGFPTANIPLKRCVSPVSGVYVVQALGLAQNAIGGVANIGQRPTVNGVRQQLEVHLFDFQANLYGKQLEVVLLHKLRDEKKFESFDALKQQIELDAEAARVWLRQLTR; this comes from the coding sequence ATGGAACTGATACGAGGCATTCATAATATAAGGTCACAGCATCGTGGCTGTGTATTAACCATCGGCAATTTTGATGGTGTCCATCTCGGGCATCAGCAAGTGTTGCGTCAGGTTTCTCTGCAAGCCAAAGCCATGTCACTGCCGTCTGTGGTCATGACTTTTGAACCCCAGCCGATGGAGTTGTTTGCCAAAGAAAAGGCACCAGCGCGATTAACCCGTTTGCGGGATAAATTTGTGCAACTTGGCAAATTAGGGCTGGATCGTTTGTTGTGTGTCAATTTCAACCGACATTTTGCCGCTCTTGATGCTGAGGCATTTATTCGCGACTTGTTGGTCGAGCGTTTGGGTGTTAAGTTTCTTGTTGTTGGTGATGATTTTTGCTTTGGCAAAGCGCGTCAAGGCAACTTCACCATGTTGCAAGAAGCAGGAAAGAAATACGGTTTTACCGTGGTTAATACTCAAAGCTTCTGTTTAGAGCAGTTACGAGTGAGCAGCACCGCTATTCGTGAAGCGTTAGCCAGTGATGATTTATCAGCGGCGGCGCAAATGTTGGGGCGGGATTACAGCATTAGCGGCCGTGTCTCTCACGGCCGAAAATTAGGCAGAACCATAGGTTTTCCGACGGCAAATATTCCGCTTAAGCGTTGTGTTTCCCCGGTTTCTGGCGTCTACGTTGTGCAAGCTTTAGGGCTTGCACAAAACGCCATTGGCGGCGTGGCCAACATTGGTCAGCGTCCGACAGTAAACGGCGTTCGTCAGCAGTTAGAAGTGCACTTATTCGACTTTCAGGCCAACTTGTATGGCAAACAGTTAGAAGTGGTGCTTTTGCATAAACTGCGTGATGAAAAAAAGTTTGAGTCGTTTGATGCACTCAAACAGCAAATTGAATTGGATGCTGAGGCAGCAAGGGTGTGGCTGCGTCAGCTAACTCGTTGA